The Pseudarthrobacter sp. BIM B-2242 region GCCGTAGTGGAGGCTGTCCCCGATTCCGAGCCCGACGACGATACCGGCAAGTAGACTTCTGCCCGGCGGTCACAAACGCGGGCCCGGAAAAGTCTTACCTCATCTCATGAGATAATCGACCAGTGGCACGCGGCGATGGAAAACTTTCTCATGATCTTCTCCCTGGCGAAAAAGGCCCTCAGGACGCTTGTGGCGTTTTCGGGGTCTGGGCACCAGGTGAAGAAGTAGCAAAACTAACCTATTACGGGCTGTATGCATTGCAGCACCGCGGTCAGGAGTCGGCTGGTATAGCCACCAGTGACGGCAAGCGGATCAACGTCTACAAGGACATGGGCCTCGTTTCCCAGGTCTTCGACGAGACCACGCTGAACACCCTGACCGGGCACCTGGCGGTGGGACACTGCCGCTACTCCACCACCGGAGCCAGCCACTGGGCCAACGCCCAGCCCACCCTCGGCGCAACCAGCACCGGCACGGTGGCCCTGGCGCACAACGGCAACCTCACCAACACCGCCGAGCTCAACGCCATGATCCAGGAACGCAACGGCGGCCAGCTCAGCGGTGAAATGAAGCAGGGCAACACCTCGGACACTGCCCTTGTCACCGCACTCCTTGAAGGCGAGGAGGGCAAGACCCTCGAAGAGACCGCCATGGAGCTGCTGCCCAAGATCAAGGGCGGCTTCTGCTTCGTCTTTATGGACGAAGGCACGCTCTACGCGGCACGCGACACCTACGGCATCCGCCCGCTGGTCCTCGGCCGGCTGGAACGCGGCTGGGTTGTCGCTTCCGAGCAGTCCGCCCTGGCCACCGTCGGTGCCAGCTTCATCCGGGAGATCGAACCGGGCGAATTCATCGCCATCGACGAGGACGGCGTGCGTTCCAAGCGCTTCGCCGAGCCGACGCCGGCAGGCTGCGTTTTCGAATACGTTTACCTCGCCCGCCCGGACGCCGCCATCTCCGGCCGTTCCGTGTACGAGTCCCGTGTTGAGATGGGCCGCCAGCTGGCCCGCGAAAACACCCAGGAAGCGGACATCGTCATTCCCGTCCCGGAGTCCGGCACACCTGCCGCTGTGGGTTACGCCGAGGAATCCGGCATCCCGTTCGCGCACGGCTTCGTCAAGAACTCCTACGTGGGCCGCACCTTCATCCAGCCCTCCCAGACACTCCGCCAGCTCGGTATCCGGCTCAAGCTGAACGCGCTAGAGTCCGTGATCCGCGGCAAGCGCGTTGTGGTGGTGGACGATTCGATCGTCCGCGGAAACACCCAGCGCGCCATCGTCAGGATGCTCCGCGAGGCCGGCGCCGCATCGGTGCACATCAAGATTTCCTCCCCGCCGGTCAAATGGCCCTGCTTCTACGGCATCGACTTCGCCTCCCGGGCGGAACTGATCGCCAACGGGGCCACCATCGAGGAAATCTCCCAGGCCATCGGCGCCGACTCGCTTGCCTACATTTCCGAAGACGGCATGATCGAAGCCACCCGGCAGCCCCGGGAACGGCTCTGCACCGCCTGCTTCACCGGCAAGTACCCCATCGAGCTCCCCAGCTCGGACAAACTGGGGAAGAACCTGCTGGAGCGCACCGACCTCGGCGGCCTCACGCCGTCTCCCGCTGCCCTCCCCGGTGCCACAGCCGCACTGGCCGTTCCCGCCGTCGACAGCGACGAGGACCCGGCCGGCAAGGCCGGAGCCACCGGCTGCGATCCGGGACCGGACGCCGAGTTCGAGAACCTTCTCACCGAAGCTGACCTTGTGCCCGAGATTCACCACGCAGCCACCACCCCCGGCGCCGACAAGAAAGAGTCCGTATGACTTCCGCAACCCCCGCCTCCGGGAACGCCGCCGGCATCACCTACGCTTCTGCCGGCGTTGACGTTGAAGCCGGCGACCGCGCCGTCGAGCTGATGAAGGGTGCCGTGAAGGCCACCCACAACTCCTCCGTCATCGGCGGAGTGGGCGGCTTCGCCGGACTGTACGACGTCTCCAGGCTGCTGACGTACAAGCGCCCGCTGCTGGCCACGTCCACCGACGGCGTGGGCACCAAGGTTGCCATCGCCCAGGCCATGGACATCCACGACACCATCGGCTTTGACCTGGTGGGCATGGTAGTTGACGACATCGTCGTAGTGGGTGCCGAGCCGCTCTACATGACCGACTACATCGCCTGCGGCAAGGTTGTCCCGGAGCGCATCGCGGACATCGTCCGTGGCATCGCTGCGGCCTGCTCAGTGGCAGGAACCGCTTTGGTGGGCGGCGAAACCGCCGAGCACCCCGGCCTGCTGGGCGAACACGAATACGACGTCGCCGGTGCTGCCACCGGTGTGGTGGAAGCCGCCGACCTGCTGGGCCCGGACCGCGTCCGTGCCGGCGATGTTGTTATTGGCATGGCGTCCTCAGGCCTGCACTCCAACGGCTACTCCCTGGTCCGCCGCGTGATCAACCACGCCGGCTGGGCCCTGGACCGCCAGGTCTCCGAACTCGGCCGCACCCTGGGCGAGGAACTGCTGGAACCCACCCGTGTGTACGCCGCGGACTGCCTGGACCTGGCCCGCACGTTCCCCGTCAACGGCTCCGCCGGAAATGCGGCCGTGCACGGGTTCAGCCACGTCACCGGCGGCGGCCTGGCGGCCAACCTGGCCCGCGTCCTGCCGCAGGGCCTCGTGGCCACGGTTGACCGCGCCACCTGGGAACTGCCTGCCATCTTCAAGCTGGTCTCCGAACTGGGCAACGTCCCGCTGGCCGACCTGGAGCGCACCCTGAACCTCGGCGTGGGCATGGTGGCCATCGTTTCAGCCGAGGCTGCCGACGCCGCCGTGGCCCGCCTCAACGACCGGGGCCTGCCGTCCTGGGTCATGGGCACGGTCACGGCCGACTCGGACTCCATCCTCAAGTCCGGCCCGGACTACGTCCAGGGTGCCAAGGGCGTGGACGGCGGCGCCGTCCGTTTGGTCAACGCCTACGCCTAACCCCCACCGAGTGCTCCGTAACTGCCCTTTGAAGCCTCAAAACGGCGCCTACGGAGCACTCGATGCGTTTAACAGGTCTAAACCTCCAGCAGGCTGAACTCGCCGCCCTGCGGATCCTTGAGCGTGGCCGTCGCACCGGGAGTTTCATCGTCGTCGGACTCCGGCGCGATCAGCACCTCGGCACCGGCCGCCACAGCCCTCCGCACCGCGTCAGCCACGTCGGAGACGCCGAAGTAGATCTGCCACCTGGCCGGCGCCGCGGCCGCGACTATCCCCGCCACCTCCGCACCGTTGACCATCAGCGTCGAGTAGGTGCCGCCGTCGTCCTGGGGGTACTCGGTCACCTCGTGGCCGAACAGCTGCTGGAAGAACCCGACGGCGGCCTGCGGCTCGGGCGTCAGCAGTTCCGTCCAGGACAGCGCGCCAGGCTGGTTGTACCGGCCGGTGCCGGTGTGCGTTCCGGGCTGCCACACCCCGGTTGTGCCGCCGCCGGGAGGATCCACAAACACCATGACACCCGTGTCACCCACTTCCTCGGGACCAAACTCCACGGACCCGCCGGCATGGGGAACTTCCTCGGCAAGCCCTGCGGCGTCTTCTGCCGCGAAGTAGATGTTCCACTGGGCGCGGGTGCCCAGCGCCTCCTGATGGGGGTTCTGAGGGGCCACCACGGCCACCAGGTCCTCACCCGCAAACGCCTGCGCATAGCTGCGGCCATCGGGCGTGGGCAGGTCCTTGAACGTCCAGCCGAACACCGCCGTGTAGAAGGCCTTGGCAGCTTCCACGTCCCGGGTCTGGACGTCAGCCCAGCACGGTTCGCCGTGGCGGAAGCGCGGAGACGGGGAGTTCTCTGTCATTGTGAGGTCCTTTCGCGGGCGGCACATCGCATCAAGACTCCAGTCAACACCAAAAAGCCCGCCACCTGCACCGGATTCCGGCGCAGGCAACGGGCCTGATAACTGAGGCCAGCACCTCGGATCCGTCTGGATCAGGGGTACTGGAAAAGAAGCGCTGTACCAGCGAACAGATGTGGCGTCCGAGTGTACTGCGGTGTCACGGGACCGGCTGCCTTGCGGCGGAACCGGCTGTGACAGCTAGCCGATCCGACGGGTGTGTACCTCGTCGTCGTCTTCTTCCAAATCATCCGCGTACTTATCCACATAAGCCGAATAGTCCGGTTCAACCGGGTCATTCGCGAAATGGCTCGTGGCACGACCTTCACGGCCCTTGAGCTCGCGCTGGAGGGCTGAATAGTCAGTGTTCGGGGAGTAGTACTTAATGTCCCGAGCCTGCTTTGTAGCTTTTGCCTTTTGACGGCCGCGCCCCATGGCGTGACCCCCTTTTGTACTCGGACCGGAGGTGGTCACCTTTGGCTATCGGTGAGGCCCCGGAATGTTTGGTCAATTTGTCGTACACCTAGATTACATGCTTTCGGTGGCGGGTGCTTGCCAGCTTGTGGGTCCACAGGCCATGTCGGGTACCCTTTCCCCCGCGGACAGCGGGCTTCCCGGCTTTTTTCTTGGATAGAGTCTCTTCAACAGATGCCGCTCCGCGCGCCCGGAACGGCATTCCAAAGCGACTGAACCCGGGAGGATCATCCGGATGGACAGCCAGGAACAGCGCCGCATTCCGCCCAGGCCTGCCGCGCCGCCGGCCGCGGGATTTCCGAAGGCGGCAGGACCCGTTGCCCCTGCGGCGGATCCGCCGGTAAAGCAGCGGCGCGCCGTGTCCACCCTCCTCAAAGCAGTGTTTGTTGTGGTCCTGCTGGGTGTTGTGGGCGGCCTGGTTTGGCTCGCCAACTGGCTTGGTTCCGAGCCGCCTGCCACCTCCTCCTCGGATCCCGGCTCGGGCATCGTGGAAACGTCGCCCACTCCGCTAGCCACCCCGCCCGCACTCCCGCGGGAAGGCGTGACGCCTCCGGACTACCGGCTGGGAGACTGTTTCAAGGACTTTGACCCTGAGGCGCTGCGGTCAACTGTGGTGGCCTGCGATGCCCCGCATTCCGCCCAACTGGTGGCCGTGTACCGTTACCCGGGCAGCGATCTGTATCCGGGCCGGGAGGCCCTCGCCGCCAAGGCCTTGGAAGCATGCCAGGCGGCGAAGCTGGCACCGGCGGCCAATGACTACACGCTGAACTTCCAGCGTGCGTACCCCAGCGGCACTAGTTGGGACTCGGGCGACCGCCGCGTGGACTGCTATGTGACGGCCGACGCCGGAAACGTCATTAACGCCAGCGTGCTCCCCTAGGGTTTCAAGGGAGCACGACGGCGGCGCGGCAGTCCCAGCCTGCGCCTCCACTGGTGCGCAGGCGCGCAGGGGCGGACAATTGGTGCACCTTACAGTGACTGTTTGGAGCCATCATGCGCAGTTCATCTGGCTGGCTAAGACACCACAGGCTTCTGGCATTCTTTGTCCTGACCTACGCAATTTCCTGGGCATCCTGGCCTGCGTACGGTGCAGGGCTGATTCCCCGTGTGGAGTTCCTGCCTATCGGCCCGCTTGCTGCGGCAATCCTTGTCATCGCCGTCGCCGAGGGCCGTGCCGGCTTCCGTGCCTGGGGACGGCGGCTCGTCCGGTGGCGCGTCGGTTGGGTCTGGTATGCCGTCGCGCTCCTTGTTCCGGTGGCACTTGTTTCGCTCACCGGGCTGATAAACATGGTTCTCGGGGCTCCGGCTCCGGGCCTTGCGCAGTTGACGTGGAGCGGGCTGCTGACTGTCTTCGCCGTCCGGCTGGTTAATCCTCTTGACGGGCCGCTGGGGGAAGAGCCCGGGTTCCGCGGCTACGCCCTCCCGCTGCTGCAGGCGTCCCGCAATCCCCTGCTGTCCGCGACTGTTCTCGGCGTGCTGATTGCCCTCTGGCATCTGCCACTGGTTATCTTTGGCGGGCTGAGCCTGACCGGCCTGCCAACGACGTTCGCCATCACCTTCCTCTACGTATGGCTGTTCAACCGCACAGGCGGGAGCGTTCTGCTGACGTTCCTGTTCCACAACAGCCAGGGAACCTTCACCATGGGTTCCTTCGGATTTACCGGCTCAGACGCGGGGCGGGCGGAGCTGATCTACTTCGTGGTCGTCGTCCTCACGGTTCTGGCCACTCTGGCGCTGGACCGCCGGGCCTGGCACAAGGCACCCCGCCAGGCTACCGCCGTCGGGCGCTTCCCCATCCACGTCAGGAGGAAACAATGACCTCACCACTTGCCCCGGCTGCGTGCTGTTCGTTGTGGCGGGCCTCCTTGGCTATAACGCCGGGCTGCCGCCTTACGGTATCCCCATCGGCATGGCCATGGCCACACTGGGATGGTGGATTAGCCGCTCGGGCGCGCCGGCGGCGCAGGCACGAACGGCTTCGTAACGCCCGGGATGGCACTTGGCAGCAGAATGGATCTATGGAATTCAACCGGCTGCTGCAGATCCGGCGCGTTTACGCGCAGCCAGCGGCACTGGAGCTTCCCCGCGGGAAGGAGATCATCGGACGCTGGCCGGATGCCGACGTCGTCCTTGTCGACAATCACTGGAACATCCCGGAACTGCACGGCGATGAAACGAACGTGCAACGCTGGTCCCGTATCAAGACCGAGGCGCTGGTCCTCGGCGTCAAGAAAGCGCTGACCGTCAAGCCGAACGGCCGGTCCGCGGACTTCATTGCGCCCTCAACCGCGAACGGCTGTGCCATGGCCTGCGCCTACTGCTACGTTCCCCGCCACAAGGGGTACAGCAACCCGGTGACGGTGTTCGCGAATATCGACCAGATTGCCCGGGCGGTCGAGCGGCACGTCACGCGCCAGGGCATCAAGCTGGAGCCCAACCAGTGCGACCCTGAGCTCTGGGTCTACGACATCGGCGAAAACAGCGACTGCTCCGTGGACGCGCTGATCAGCGATAATGTGGAGGATCTCGTCACGCTTTTCTGCGATCTGCCCACCGCTAAACTGTCCTTCGCCACCAAGTTCGTGAACCCTGCCATGCTCGGGTGGGACCACGGCGGCCACACCCGGGTCCGCTTTTCCCTGATGCCGGCGGACCTGGCGAAATCGATTGACGTGCGGACCTCGCCGGTGGCGGAACGCATGGCTGCCATCAATGACTTCGTCGAGGCCGGGTACGAGGTGCACGTGAACTTCTCCCCGGTCATCATCACGGACACGTGGCTCCAGGCCTGGGAGGAGCTGCTGGGCCAACTCGATGCCACGCTGACCGACGCCGCAAAAGCCCAGCTCGCCGCAGAAGTCATTTTCCTGACCCACAACGAGCGGCTCCACGAGGTCAACCTGGGATGGCATCCGCAGGCCGAAACCGTGCTGTGGCGGCCGGACCTGCAGGAATCGAAGGTCTCCTCCAACGGCTTCACCAACGTCCGCTACCGGTCAGGCACCAAGGCAGGCTATGTGCGGCAGCTGACGGCGCTTATCAACAAGATCACACCATATTGCCGCGTCCGCTACGCCTTCTGAGGCACTGTTTCCGCAGGCCGCACGTCGCCGACGCGCTCGCGCTAAACTGAACCGATCATGACAGGTGCGCCCCGTCGTCTTCTTGCCTGGTTCGCCGTGCTGGCGACCCTCCTTACGGGCTGCACACCGGCGGCCGGCTCCGACGCGTCCGGCACCAATCAATCAGTCGCAGCGTCCCCCGCAGCAGTCGATGTCGATCCTGCCCCTCGGCAGGCCGTTGCCCCTCCCCCGGCGCCAGCGTCTGCCCCCGCGCCTGCACCGCCCCCCGCGACTGCCCCTGCCGTGGAGCCTCAAGCGTTCGCCCTGAACCTCTACCAAGAGGGCGATTTCGTGCCGCAGTACACCTTCGACTGGTGCGTTGCGGCGAGCATCCAGATGGCGCACAACCTCATCGATGACACGGGTGGCGGGACGTGGACCGACAGCGCCCAGCAGGGTGAGCTGTGGGAGATGGCGCGGGCACGGTCGTCCAACTCCTTCAACGGCGCCAACCCGTTGGGCTGGGCGGAGGTTCTGACCGAGGTGGGGATGGGGCCCTACAAAGTGGTCAGCATCGCCGACTACGGGGATGCGCTGCAGACTGCGGCGCGCGCCATCGCGGACACTGGCCGGCCGGTGGGGCTGGTCATGTGGAGCGGCCGCCACGCGTGGGTGATGAGCGGGTTCGAGTCGCTCGGTGATCCCGGCCAGTTCCCGGATTTTACGGTCACCGGCGTCCGCGTCCAGGATCCTCTCTACCCGCACGGCAGCGGGCAGTGGGGCCCTTCGCCCGAGCCCAACAGCCTGCTCTCGCCTGAGCAACTGGCGACGCAGTTCGTGGTCCGCGAGCCACGACGCTGGAGCAGCGATTTGCCCGCCGGGTACCTGCTGGTGCTGCCGGTCGCCGGGACCTGATTACGCCGTCGCACTCCGGCACTGGACGTCATGTGGAGCGTCGTCGTTGGATCTCACGGTAGATCGTGGTCCGGGACACCCGGAACAGCTCCGCCAGCTCAGCCTGAGTGTGCTCATCGGCGTCGTACAACTTCAGCAGAAGCTTCCGCTGGGTCGCGGACAATTTGGGCTGCTTGCCTTTCAGCCGCCCCCTGGCCTTGGCCACCGCCATCCCTTCGCGGGTCCGCATCCGGATGAGGTCCGACTCAAATTCGGCAACCATTCCCAAGACGTTGAACAGCAGCCGGCCTACCGGATCGGTGGGATCGTGGGTGCTGCCGCCAAGGCTGAGGACCACGCCCTTGGCCGTTAACTCGTCGGCGATGTCCCTGGCATCAGGCAGGGATCGCGCCAGCCGGTCGAGTTTGGTCACCACGAGGGTGTCACCGTCCCGGCAGGCAGCCATTGCTTCACGGAGCCCGGGGCGTTCGCGATTTGCCCCCGTGAGGCCGTGGTCCACGTAGATCCGCTTCTCGTCAACACCGAGGGCGAGCAAAGCATTGCGCTGAGCGGTGAGGTCTTGTTCATTTGTCGAGACCCGATCGTACCCGATCTTAATTCCCGTCATGATAATCATGTTGCATTAGTCACCCGGCGTCCGTACAGGCCGATCGTGCGGGTCTTACGAACACGCTTCTGACCAGCGCTTATGGTTACAAGTGTCAGTTTCAGAAGGCGTCTGCACAAATTTCAATACCCGTCTGCACAGCCGTTGGATGGCAGAAAAGCCCGGGCAGACACACGCTAGCGGACCGGCTTACGGGACGATGTGCGGCCGCGCCTCTTACGGGACAATCTGAGAGCTTTGAGGAGCAAGGGGATGGCATAGTTTGGAGCGGTTGGCAGGGGGCCTTGGCGGCTTGGCAAAGTCCTTCCAAAGTAGATCTGATCAAGGGAGTTGTCTTGTTTTTACTCGCCACACTGCTCTTAATTGCGCTAGCGTTCGGCGCATTAGCCCTGATATTTGTTCCCGTGTTTCGTGCGAGAGAGTTCGACAAGAAGCACATACCAAGCCGGAACTGGATTCTGGCGGGCGTGTTAATCGCCTTAGCAATATGCCTTGGCCTCTTCGGTCTGCCGACGCTAAGCGTGTAGATCTAGAGGGCACCGGGGCAGGCCCGGCCAGTGAAGGTTCGGCTCACGACCTCGCCAAACAGTGCAGCGACACCACACAATCTTCCGAAGTCAGTCGTTGCGCTTCTGTCGTCTCAGGATGCCGATAAGAACCAGTGCCACCAGTGCTGCTGCGCCGCCTATGACGGACGTTATCCAATCGCTTCTAATCGCCGAGACGACGAGGGAGGCAAGGGCGAGGAAAAGTGCGATGAACAGACCTATCGATACAACCTTTCATTTTGCGGGCTTCGCAAACTTATGGCCTGACCGAACGGATATGGATTTCATTGACTTCCCTTTGTGCAATCCGACGAGCTCCTATGCTGACACGGAAGGAGCCCACCGCAAAGAGCAGCTCGTACTCCGCCCGGTAATGGTTGCCTTACCAGACGTCGATGGTGCCGCAGTGCCGCAAAATCAAGAACGGTCAACGTCATCCTCTTCATATCGAAACTCGTATTGAAGGTCTCTAATCATCTTTCTAGAAAGAAACCAGGCGAGGACAGCGGCAATCCCAGCTAATCCCGCCCACCACAGACGCTCAACCGTGGGATTCAGTAGGGCGAAAAAAATGAAAAGGACAGCAGCACCCGCGAACACGATAGCTTGCGCGGTCCAATAAATGGTGCCCCGTTTCACTGTCGGATGAACCCAATCCGATGTCCATCCTTTGAAGCGGTGGTCCATACGTCCCCCTGTTTGGGCTTGGCGCTGATCACGGCGTTTCTCTTGTTCCTCGTAGTTAGGATCTCGCGTATAAGTCTTGGACCGCCGACGCTCCTTCGCCTTATCGACCAAATGGGTCACTGCGACCAGGGCAGCACAAAGAATGATCACAGCGAAGACGATCACATTAATTAGGAGCAAAACGTCGTCCGGAATCCCGCTCGTGTTGAAAGCTGTGAGCTTCATAGAGTGATCGAACCCTAAACATTCTGACGCCACAAGTCCCTTGGGGACTGTCCGATTTTCGTGGATCCACGGTTGGCATTTAGTTGATTCCTCCTTCGAAGGTGATGGCGGAGGAGGTCAGGGCCGGTGGGGAAATGTCCTCTGGCCAGCCAGGACTGCGCGCCGGTAGCGGGCGATTCGGTGGCGTTGGTGCCGCGAAACTGTCCCGTTGAGGGTTCCGCTTACGGAAACACAAGTGCGGTGCAGACGACTTCT contains the following coding sequences:
- the purF gene encoding amidophosphoribosyltransferase — its product is MARGDGKLSHDLLPGEKGPQDACGVFGVWAPGEEVAKLTYYGLYALQHRGQESAGIATSDGKRINVYKDMGLVSQVFDETTLNTLTGHLAVGHCRYSTTGASHWANAQPTLGATSTGTVALAHNGNLTNTAELNAMIQERNGGQLSGEMKQGNTSDTALVTALLEGEEGKTLEETAMELLPKIKGGFCFVFMDEGTLYAARDTYGIRPLVLGRLERGWVVASEQSALATVGASFIREIEPGEFIAIDEDGVRSKRFAEPTPAGCVFEYVYLARPDAAISGRSVYESRVEMGRQLARENTQEADIVIPVPESGTPAAVGYAEESGIPFAHGFVKNSYVGRTFIQPSQTLRQLGIRLKLNALESVIRGKRVVVVDDSIVRGNTQRAIVRMLREAGAASVHIKISSPPVKWPCFYGIDFASRAELIANGATIEEISQAIGADSLAYISEDGMIEATRQPRERLCTACFTGKYPIELPSSDKLGKNLLERTDLGGLTPSPAALPGATAALAVPAVDSDEDPAGKAGATGCDPGPDAEFENLLTEADLVPEIHHAATTPGADKKESV
- the purM gene encoding phosphoribosylformylglycinamidine cyclo-ligase; the protein is MTSATPASGNAAGITYASAGVDVEAGDRAVELMKGAVKATHNSSVIGGVGGFAGLYDVSRLLTYKRPLLATSTDGVGTKVAIAQAMDIHDTIGFDLVGMVVDDIVVVGAEPLYMTDYIACGKVVPERIADIVRGIAAACSVAGTALVGGETAEHPGLLGEHEYDVAGAATGVVEAADLLGPDRVRAGDVVIGMASSGLHSNGYSLVRRVINHAGWALDRQVSELGRTLGEELLEPTRVYAADCLDLARTFPVNGSAGNAAVHGFSHVTGGGLAANLARVLPQGLVATVDRATWELPAIFKLVSELGNVPLADLERTLNLGVGMVAIVSAEAADAAVARLNDRGLPSWVMGTVTADSDSILKSGPDYVQGAKGVDGGAVRLVNAYA
- a CDS encoding VOC family protein gives rise to the protein MTENSPSPRFRHGEPCWADVQTRDVEAAKAFYTAVFGWTFKDLPTPDGRSYAQAFAGEDLVAVVAPQNPHQEALGTRAQWNIYFAAEDAAGLAEEVPHAGGSVEFGPEEVGDTGVMVFVDPPGGGTTGVWQPGTHTGTGRYNQPGALSWTELLTPEPQAAVGFFQQLFGHEVTEYPQDDGGTYSTLMVNGAEVAGIVAAAAPARWQIYFGVSDVADAVRRAVAAGAEVLIAPESDDDETPGATATLKDPQGGEFSLLEV
- a CDS encoding DUF3073 domain-containing protein, with protein sequence MGRGRQKAKATKQARDIKYYSPNTDYSALQRELKGREGRATSHFANDPVEPDYSAYVDKYADDLEEDDDEVHTRRIG
- a CDS encoding septum formation family protein; protein product: MDSQEQRRIPPRPAAPPAAGFPKAAGPVAPAADPPVKQRRAVSTLLKAVFVVVLLGVVGGLVWLANWLGSEPPATSSSDPGSGIVETSPTPLATPPALPREGVTPPDYRLGDCFKDFDPEALRSTVVACDAPHSAQLVAVYRYPGSDLYPGREALAAKALEACQAAKLAPAANDYTLNFQRAYPSGTSWDSGDRRVDCYVTADAGNVINASVLP
- a CDS encoding CPBP family intramembrane glutamic endopeptidase, which codes for MRSSSGWLRHHRLLAFFVLTYAISWASWPAYGAGLIPRVEFLPIGPLAAAILVIAVAEGRAGFRAWGRRLVRWRVGWVWYAVALLVPVALVSLTGLINMVLGAPAPGLAQLTWSGLLTVFAVRLVNPLDGPLGEEPGFRGYALPLLQASRNPLLSATVLGVLIALWHLPLVIFGGLSLTGLPTTFAITFLYVWLFNRTGGSVLLTFLFHNSQGTFTMGSFGFTGSDAGRAELIYFVVVVLTVLATLALDRRAWHKAPRQATAVGRFPIHVRRKQ
- a CDS encoding spore photoproduct lyase family protein, with amino-acid sequence MEFNRLLQIRRVYAQPAALELPRGKEIIGRWPDADVVLVDNHWNIPELHGDETNVQRWSRIKTEALVLGVKKALTVKPNGRSADFIAPSTANGCAMACAYCYVPRHKGYSNPVTVFANIDQIARAVERHVTRQGIKLEPNQCDPELWVYDIGENSDCSVDALISDNVEDLVTLFCDLPTAKLSFATKFVNPAMLGWDHGGHTRVRFSLMPADLAKSIDVRTSPVAERMAAINDFVEAGYEVHVNFSPVIITDTWLQAWEELLGQLDATLTDAAKAQLAAEVIFLTHNERLHEVNLGWHPQAETVLWRPDLQESKVSSNGFTNVRYRSGTKAGYVRQLTALINKITPYCRVRYAF
- a CDS encoding recombinase family protein → MTGIKIGYDRVSTNEQDLTAQRNALLALGVDEKRIYVDHGLTGANRERPGLREAMAACRDGDTLVVTKLDRLARSLPDARDIADELTAKGVVLSLGGSTHDPTDPVGRLLFNVLGMVAEFESDLIRMRTREGMAVAKARGRLKGKQPKLSATQRKLLLKLYDADEHTQAELAELFRVSRTTIYREIQRRRST